In the Helianthus annuus cultivar XRQ/B chromosome 11, HanXRQr2.0-SUNRISE, whole genome shotgun sequence genome, one interval contains:
- the LOC110888670 gene encoding PKS-NRPS hybrid synthetase CHGG_01239-like: MVMNAAQVIMAGDEASSQRLTRRAKLNRDQEALRRCEDETKRGNEVGSTKQSYPGYGVYGDEGGYGSYSGYGGDGGYGGEGGYSGYGGYGGYDRYGGDGGYSGYGGYGGYSVYDRSGDEVGYGGYEEHGGYGYEPRNTSLYEPSTPGNPFQVNERFMSLTDLKNLVQETGKEYGYVSVTRRSKNIGGTTGMVWLVCDRSGEHRSKATVRKAGSKKIGCPFSLLAIRDVTNDTWELKVDCANHNHEPTTSLLGHAFVRRFTKAEYKLVEQLTAQNMEPRIIFQTLRKQFPDSLHVQKDVQNAVQKIRATIMDGKNTIQALESLLHDRRFIYDTRQDPKTDVITEIFFVHPYSITIWRAFPHVMLIDATYKTNLYNMPFVQVVGMTSTGKSFCIAHAVICKERRGNYVWVLERIKSILHECMMPRVIVTDRELALINACSKVFPNATRLLCQFHIQQNIARKCKTGFDKEDWGKFMSYWRTLCESSSEPMYKYNLEKMYNRLVVANRESVYDYVYENWLKDYKEMFVYAWTDKCRNFGQRTTNRVESQHANLKRYITRGSSLERIARCIIDIVETQYDEIQKSFIESIEKTMNHHRHRMLDNLRGKVSHEALNLLEKELLRKMDVLRKLNASCGCHMWLSKGLPCACRLENYKRTDEEVDIVAELNNVRQHLEAQSPVQQKSMLSKIKAVFTPKSSTKKPPIVQQNTRGQPTSKKVQERLDEAARLDEAARYSSYGEDSNVYTASPKHRYDLPRHSSYVPLEGSRGTGSFVKSEKPKMQRNSSTSSKKNETRDDKVFPLIKGDEHLLCIKRFKNQIPSEFHSYISRIQDVTPNGHCGYRSVAAGLGFTEHAWPNIRRDLLLEIDHNKPRWKHVFETYNEGDFKRIRKSIEWHSVKGCDESHWMEMPQVGLLVAQRYNIVLHVLSIEWSSTIFPLTDAPLDPRPQAITLVHVHGGHFIHAKLEGDYPMPLVNPLWSAHRSIAAKRWEEMYRPRLEHYYELMHPKSDRDKDREPSLNVIED, from the exons ATGGTTATGAACGCGGCTCAGGTCATCATGGCGGGTGATGAAGCGTCGTCCCAAAGGCTAACTAGACGAGCAAAATTAaaccgagaccaagaag CTCTTCGCCGGTGTGAAGATGAAACGAAGAGAGGAAACGAAGTGGGTTCTACCAAA CAATCGTATCCGGGTTATGGGGTATACGGGGATGAAGGTGGATACGGAAGTTACAGTGGAtacggtggtgatggtggatacgggggtgaaggtggttaCAGTGGATATGGGGGCTACGGTGGATACGATAGATATGGGGGTGACGGTGGTTACAGTGGATACGGGGGCTACGGTGGATACAGTGTATACGACAGATCTGGAGATGAAgttggatacggtggatacgaagaacatggtggatatggtTATGAGCCCCGTAACACATCACTTTATGAACCATCTACCCCGGGCAATCCATTTCAAGTAAATGAG CGTTTCATGTCTCTAACTGATTTGAAGAATTTGGTACAAGAAACGGGAAAGGAGTATGGTTACGTAAGTGTTACCCGCCGATCAAAAAATATTGGCGGTACTACTGGGATGGTATGGCTTGTGTGCGACCGTAGTGGTGAACACCGTAGTAAAGCAACAGTTAGGAAAGCTGGTAGCAAAAAAATCGGCTGCCCATTTTCATTACTCGCCATCCGGGACGTGACGAACGACACGTGGGAGTTAAAAGTGGACTGTGCGAACCATAACCACGAACCTACGACGAGTCTGTTGGGCCACGCTTTTGTGCGAAGATTTACTAAAGCCGAATACAAGCTAGTGGAGCAGCTAactgctcaaaacatggagccacgTATCATATTTCAAACCCTAAGAAAGCAGTTCCCCGACAGCCTGCACGTTCAGAAAGACGTGCAAAATGCGGTACAAAAAATTAGAGCGACAATAATGGACGGAAAGAATACTATTCAGGCACTGGAAAGCCTGCTGCATGACCGCCGATTCATTTACGACACCCGACAAGATCCCAAAACAGATGTCATAACAGAGATTTTCTTTGTTCATCCTTATTCAATCACTATCTGGCGTGCATTCCCGCACGTGATGTTGATCGACGCGACCTACAAAACAAACCTCTACAACATGCCATTTGTCCAGGTTGTGGGTATGACGTCGACTGGGAAGTCTTTTTGTATCGCACATGCCGTTATTTGTAAAGAACGAAGGGGTAACTACGTGTGGGTGCTTGAGCGGATCAAGTCAATATTGCATGAATGTATGATGCCGCGTGTGATAGTCACGGATAGAGAGCTTGCCCTAATAAATGCGTGTTCTAAAGTATTCCCGAACGCAACCAGGCTTCTATGCCAATTTCACATCCAACAAAATATAGCTAGAAAGTGCAAGACAGGGTTCGATAAAGAAGATTGGGGGAAATTTATGTCGTACTGGCGGACATTGTGCGAATCTTCATCAGAGCCCATGTACAAGTACAACTTGGAGAAAATGTATAACCGACTCGTGGTTGCCAACCGAGAAA GTGTCTATGATTACGTCTACGAAAACTGGCTCAAAGACTATAAAGAAATGTTCGTTTATGCGTGGACCGATAAGTGTCGCAACTTTGGTCAGCGCACCAccaacagagttgagagccagcACGCAAATTTAAAAAGATACATTACGCGCGGGAGTTCATTGGAGCGAATAGCAAGATGCATCATTGATATAGTTGAAACTCAGTACGATGAAATACAAAAAAGTTTCATTGAGAGCATCGAAAAAACGATGAACCACCACAGACACCGAATGTTGGACAACCTACGTGGAAAGGTTTCCCATGAAGCACTTAATTTGCTGGAAAAAGAGCTATTGAGGAAGATGGATGTGTTGCGGAAACTTAACGCATCATGTGGTTGCCATATGTGGCTTAGCAAAGGATTGCCGTGTGCTTGTAGGCTGGAAAACTACAAACGTAcag ACGAGGAGGTCGATATTGTAGCAGAGCTCAATAATGTGCGGCAACATTTAGAGGCGCAGTCCCCCGTTCAGCAAAAGAGTATGCTTTCAAAGATAAAAGCGGTCTTCACCCCGAAATCGTCAACCAAGAAACCACCGATCGTCCAGCAAAATACTCGCGGTCAGCCTACATCAAAGAAAGTACAAGAAAGGCTAGATGAAGCTGCGAGGTTAGACGAAGCTGCGAGATACAGCTCCTATGGCGAGGACAGCAACGTATATACCGCTTCCCCCAAACATAGGTACGATTTACCCCGACACAGCTCATACGTACCGTTAGAGGGCTCTCGTGGAACTGGTTCATTTGTGaagtctgaaaaacctaaaatgcAACGAAACAGTtcaacaagttctaaaaagaaTGAGACGCGGGATGATAAGGTTTTTCCATTAATAAAGGGGGACGAGCACTTGTTATGCATTAAGAGGTTTAAGAATCAAATTCCATCAGAGTTTCACTCTTACATATCGCGTATACAAGATGTGACCCCAAACGGTCATTGTGGGTACAGGTCTGTGGCTGCCGGGTTAGGTTTTACGGAACACGCATGGCCCAATATTCGAAGAGATTTACTATTGGAGATTGACCATAACAAACCGCGTTGGAAGCATGTATTCGAAACATATAACGAAGGAGACTTTAAACGAATACGTAAAAGCATCGAATGGCATTCAGTGAAAGGGTGCGATGAAAGTCACTGGATGGAAATGCCTCAGGTAGGGCTTCTCGTAGCGCAAAGGTATAATATTGTCCTCCACGTGCTAAGCATTGAATGGAGCTCTACCATCTTCCCATTAACGGATGCCCCACTAGATCCACGACCTCAAGCGATAACGCTTGTACATGTTCACGGGGGACACTTCATACATGCTAAGTTGGAAGGAGACTACCCCATGCCTTTAGTGAACCCGTTGTGGTCGGCACATCGATCAATAGCTGCGAAACGGTGGGAAGAAATGTATAGACCGCGGTTAGAGCACTACTACGAGTTAATGCATCCTAAATCAGACCGAGACAAAGACAGAGAACCGAGTTTAAATGTTATCGAAGATTAA